From Vibrio crassostreae, one genomic window encodes:
- a CDS encoding YciN family protein has protein sequence MTKKVIAEFDLLLIANQIIQSHDDYIEGMRANSVVEKDDVLVFKGEYFLDSNGMPTENTTAVFNMFKYLAHHLSKEFTIQQ, from the coding sequence AAAGAAAGTAATAGCAGAATTTGATTTACTGCTTATCGCAAACCAAATTATCCAATCACATGATGACTACATTGAAGGCATGCGCGCAAACAGCGTAGTAGAAAAAGACGATGTACTCGTCTTCAAAGGTGAATACTTCTTAGATAGCAATGGAATGCCGACCGAGAATACAACCGCGGTATTTAACATGTTTAAATACTTAGCGCACCACCTTTCGAAAGAATTTACAATTCAGCAATAA